From the genome of Trichomycterus rosablanca isolate fTriRos1 chromosome 18, fTriRos1.hap1, whole genome shotgun sequence:
aaactgtttttgtttttctctatCAAGAGGTTTTTCTAAAATAATTTCTACGTTTTTGCCAACACCTATGTGTTTTTTCTGGTCTAAAACAAAATGATCTGTCGGTTTAAGTGAATAGCTTTGAATACCATTGGTACCGACGTCCGCATCTATTGCCCTTTCTAACATGAATCTGGCTCCTGTTACAGCCGCCTCACTTATGTCAATTTTAACTTCATCTGTTTTGAAATACGGAGCATTATCGTTTATATCCCTGATTTCGACGGTAATTGTGTATAATTCCATCGGGCTCTCGAGTATCATTTGTAGATGCAAAGCGCAGGGTGTCGTTTTAGCACACAGAGACTCCCGATCTATTTTCTCTTTTATGAGTAGCACTCCTCTCTCTTTGTTCAGCTCGATATATTCCGTGCTATCCCCAGAAAATACTTGCGCCTTCCCAGATTTCAGTCTTTTTACATCCATATCCAGGTCCTGAGCAATATTTCCAACGACTGAACCTTTCGGCATTTCCTCCGGAATGGAGTAACTGACCTGTCCGATCACGGAGCAAGTAAAAAGAAGGATGACAAACAATGCAGTCTGCATCATAAATGCATCTGCCATTTTTACAGTGGCACCGAATATTCTTAAAACTCACAGCGACATCAAGTTGTAATATCCTTAAAATCCCTTAACGTCCTTAACGTAATCTGCACTTCGTCCTTTGAAAAGAGGATAAAAACCATCGACCGACATCGTGAAGGTCTGACTAAAAAGCCATTCTGTGTCTTGGTGGATATGGGAATTGTGCTGAAAAGAACGCTTACTTGAGTACTTTCCTTGATAAACAGCGGCCCTCTGAGTCAAGACTAAGAATTACACTTTAAGTTTATCACGAACTCTGCATCAAGCACTGAAATTTTAATTAGAATTTTCAAAATTAAGCTGTGCGCATCAAATGTAGCTGCATATTTCATACGAAAAAGTTTAATGTATGACAATAGtattttcagtaaaaaaaaaaaatccagtatGCTTGTGTATTTCTTgagatgtatttatttgttaatttatttatttattaggatttttaacgtatGTTtgacacactggttacattctcAATACACACAAGAtgaatcagttcacaagtttaatgtcaaaacacagtcacggacaattttgtatttccagttaacctcacttgcatgttttttggactgtgggatgaaactgaagtacccggaggaaactcacgcggacacggggagaacatgcaaactccacaaagagaagacctggaccgccccacctggggatcgaacctagggccttcttgctgtgaggcaacagtgctacccactaagccaccatgccgcacCTTTCTGAGATGAAAGTGATTTGGACTGAGATGAAAGTGGTTTGAAAATTGTGCACTGGTATTTTATCAAATAATATCATAATTAGCTTTCTTCACAAACTGTTTTAGCAATAACCGCTTAATTGTTATATTTCTGATACTATATGGAACAAAATatgacatttcaaaaatgtaatgcttttgaaaacacacacacacacacacacgcacgcacgcactcACGACCGCGTTTCTTAAAATCAATGCTGTATAGGCAAATTGGCTCCAGCACGACATTATTTTGTAAGTACTTCAACAAGGTCTTAATTTAAGACATATTAGACAAATTGGTTGTGTGCTGTCCATAGCAAATGTTTCTAACAAAATTCACCCTGTACTTTTGTATACAAATTGGAAAGACGATGTGAACACTTACTTAAAACATTGCAATAAAAATCACGCATGGGCGTATACTGTTCCTATGCATTTGAGACATTCTAAAAGAgaaaagtgttttaaaaaatggcTTACCAATTCAGGAGAATCTGAAGGTTTTATTTCACGTTGCATCGTTTCTGTTAAACTCTGATCCAACAGCAAAACACTTTTCCCACCAAGTGTTGAGTACTTACAGTCACTTTTTCTTGAGCCGGATGTCATACAGACATCATAATTATACATGTGATGCAGAGTTCCAGTGTCTGCATAACCAGGTGGATAGTACGGAATAACGGGCAAATTGGACTGATAGAAAATGCGCGATTGTCTCCACCTGTAGATCTTCACTGATATTATAACTACTACAGTTgcgataaataaaaaagaaacagcagCCAGtgctaaaactaaataaaacgtCAGGTCATCATTATATTCTTTGCCGTGCGTAAAATCCGAGAATTCCGAGAGCACTTCAGGGAAACTGTCCGCTACAGCTACATTGATGTTGACTACAGCTGAGCGAGATGGCTGTCCGTTATCCTCCACAACTACAGTGAGCTTCTGTTTCACGGCATCTTTATCGGTGACCTGGCGCACAGTCCGTATCTCTCCATTTTGTGGTTCCACTTCAAACAGCGCCCTGTCTGATGTTTTCTGGAGCTTGTAGGAGAGCCAGGCATTCTGTCCAGAGTCAACATCGACAGCTACCACTTTAGTCACAAGATAACCAACATCTGCTGAACGAGGAACAATCTCAGCCACTGGTGAGACACCAGTCTGTACCGGGTATAGAATCTGAGGAGCGTTGTCATTCTGATCTTGGATTATAACTTTTACTGTCACATTACTACTGAGTGGAGGGGAGCCTCCGTCCTGCGATTTTACGCGGAAATGGAAGTATTTCAACTGCTCGTAGTCGAAAGACCGCACAGCATTAACAATTCCACTATCAGCACTGACTGACACATATGATGACACCGGAACTCCATTTACTGTACTATCTTCTAATATATAAGAAACGCGCGCATTCTGGTTTGAGTCGGCGTCAACTGCTTTCACTGTGAATACAGAGAGATCTGGAGTGTTGTTCTCGACCACATAAGCTTCgtacttttttatttcaaatacaGGTGGGTTATCATTCACATCTGAAATGTGTAAACGGAGATTAACGCTGCTGGAGAGTGACGGAATTCCTTGATCAGAACATGTTAGACTGATGTTGTACTCAGAGTCCGTTTCTCTATCTAATTCATGTTCTGTTAGTAAACTGAAAACGTTGTTTGATACGGATTTAATAGAAAAGGGAATATTATCGCTAACAGTGCAATGGACCTGCCCATTTGCCTCTGAGTCCGCGTCATTAACGTTCATCATTGCAACTACGGTTCCTGAAGGAGATTTTTCTGATATAAAAGTGGACATAGAAAGAACAGCAATAACTGGTGTATTGTCATTTATATCTAGCACATCAATATTAACTTTACAGGAGTCTGAAAGTCCACCTTGGTCTCTGGCTTGAATATTAATTTGATAATAGCCTGACTTTTCATAGTCAATCGCTCCGCATAATGATATTTCGCCACTATTTTGATCGATAATAAATATATCTTTTACACTTTGATCTGTGTTTGTAATGTAGTAGGTTACCTGTCCGTTTGGTCCTTGATCGGCATCAGATGCGcttacagttattaatttgaaattatttGGCAAGTTTTCAAATACAGAGGCTTTATATATTTTCTGCGTAAAAACAGGAGCGTTATCATTAACATCTAGCACAATAATGTGTATCTGTACAGTACCAGACAGCACTGGTTCACCTCCATCCATCGCTGTTAATAACAAAGTTAAGTGACCTTGATTCTCTCTATCAAGGGacttttgtaaaataatttcTACGCTTTTACCACCATCTGCATAGTTCTGCAACTCTAAAACAAAATTATCTGTCGGTTTAAGCGAGTAGCTCTGTAGCCCATTTGTACCGACGTCCGCATCGATTGCGCTTTCTAACACGAATCTGGCTCCGGTTACAGCCGATTCACTTATTTCAATTCTAATTTCATCCCTTTCGAAAAATGGGACGTTGTCATTTATGTCGGTAATTTCTACAGTAATCGTGTACAGTTCCATAGGGCTCTCGAGTATCATTTGAAGATGTAAAGCACAGGGACTCTTCTTTGCGCAAAGAGACTCGCGGTCTATTTTCTCTTTAATAAGAAGCACACCTCTGTCTTTGTTCAGTTCTACGTATTCCTTGTTGTCCATTGTATGAATACGAGCTTTTCCAGATATCAGTCTTTTTACATCCAAACCCAAATCCTGAGCAATATTTCCAACCAATGAATCTTTCGGCATTTCCTCCGGAATTGAATAGCTGACCTGTCCGAGCACAAAGCGAGAAGAAAGGAGGATGAAAAACAACACCGTCTGCAACATCACTGCATCAGCCATTTTCTCACACGATTTCCAAAAATAACATTGTCGTCCAACTACAATATgttaaaaatatgtaaacataCTCCATATAATGCACAGTACTCTTTTGAAGACGGCAAAGATGGTTTATAACGTCGAAGCAGAatgtctttctcttt
Proteins encoded in this window:
- the LOC134332892 gene encoding protocadherin gamma-A11-like, with translation MADAVMLQTVLFFILLSSRFVLGQVSYSIPEEMPKDSLVGNIAQDLGLDVKRLISGKARIHTMDNKEYVELNKDRGVLLIKEKIDRESLCAKKSPCALHLQMILESPMELYTITVEITDINDNVPFFERDEIRIEISESAVTGARFVLESAIDADVGTNGLQSYSLKPTDNFVLELQNYADGGKSVEIILQKSLDRENQGHLTLLLTAMDGGEPVLSGTVQIHIIVLDVNDNAPVFTQKIYKASVFENLPNNFKLITVSASDADQGPNGQVTYYITNTDQSVKDIFIIDQNSGEISLCGAIDYEKSGYYQINIQARDQGGLSDSCKVNIDVLDINDNTPVIAVLSMSTFISEKSPSGTVVAMMNVNDADSEANGQVHCTVSDNIPFSIKSVSNNVFSLLTEHELDRETDSEYNISLTCSDQGIPSLSSSVNLRLHISDVNDNPPVFEIKKYEAYVVENNTPDLSVFTVKAVDADSNQNARVSYILEDSTVNGVPVSSYVSVSADSGIVNAVRSFDYEQLKYFHFRVKSQDGGSPPLSSNVTVKVIIQDQNDNAPQILYPVQTGVSPVAEIVPRSADVGYLVTKVVAVDVDSGQNAWLSYKLQKTSDRALFEVEPQNGEIRTVRQVTDKDAVKQKLTVVVEDNGQPSRSAVVNINVAVADSFPEVLSEFSDFTHGKEYNDDLTFYLVLALAAVSFLFIATVVVIISVKIYRWRQSRIFYQSNLPVIPYYPPGYADTGTLHHMYNYDVCMTSGSRKSDCKYSTLGGKSVLLLDQSLTETMQREIKPSDSPELVSHFLKHFSLLECLKCIGTVYAHA